The following is a genomic window from Ignavibacteriales bacterium.
TCTTCTGTGCAATCGCCGGAACGGTGAGAAATGGAGTGAGAAGAACTAAGAGGGTCACACTTCGCAGGATCTTCATGGGAGAGCTCCTGACTTGCTCGCTGAAGTGCAGAGAATAGGACCGCGACTAAGGCCGCGGCGATTTACTCTGGGCGAAAGAACTGCGATGATCTAGCGACTTGTTGTTGAACTGTCAGAGTTCAGTGGTTGCGGAGAGAGTGGGATTCGAACCCACGGTACCCTTTCAGGCACACACGCTTTCCAGGCGTGCCAGTTCAGCCACTCCTGCATCTCTCCGTTGTCTTCTTACTTGTTCCTTCGGGCGTATTGGGGGTATTGCACATCCAACCACGCTCTTCCAACTCCGGTCTTCAGAAAAACTTCACGACGTCGAGCTGAAGACAAGTCAGGAAACTCTTCAATGTGAATCAAGATCCAAGGTATGCCGCCTTTTGTAAAACGACTTCTTCCTGCGTTGTGTTCATCAAGCCGTTTGGCAGCGTCGACGGCGCTTCCTGCATAGCGCTTCTGTAGGCTTTCACTCCAGAGAACGTAAACCTGAACCATAGGCAAGTAATGATGGGATTCTCCGCCGGAGGCGGATGCGCCTTCGGCGCAGAACCCACGGTACCCTTTCAGGCACACACGCTTTCCAGGCGTGCCAGTTCAGCCACTCCTGCATCTCTCCGATGAATGCTGATGGTGCGGTTTCGGTGGTTCTTGCCTAGTCCAGGCTCATCCAGAAACTACAAACCTCTCACGAATCTACAACTGAAACAATAATAGCAAAAGATGGCTGAAAATGCAAAGGACTTCGATCGTGAGACAAGCTTTTCTACGAAATTAACACTGAGAGTGGAGTGGGAAGAATGTTGTACACGCTCATTTCGAACGAAGTCGGAACATTCTGGCAGCCGAGGAGTAGCAGCATGTTTGAAGTCGGTTTGAATACCAGTTGCGAAGCATCATGTTCACTGCGAGTCTGTGGAAGTGGGGAGGGGGTGTCCGGAAAGCGGATGTGGTGCTTCCCGCATGACCAATCGAATCCCGTCAGTGATCAACTCCTCGAAGAATTGTGGCGGGCAATCTCCGGCCTGGGAGAATAGCGGCGGAGGAACGCGTGAGGAGACGAAGCAGCCGGTAGGGATCGTCACAACGAAGTCGACCGAGAGCTCTGGCCGGCTTCCAAAACGCTTTTTTTGATGTTCGCTCGTTTGAACTTCTTCAAATCAAATCGTATATTATCTAATTATTAGCAGCCACACGGAAGGGTGCGAGAGTGGTTGAATCGGCCGGTCTCGAAAACCGGAATACCGCATTGCGGTATCGAGGGTTCGAATCCCTCCCCTTCCGCAAGCAATAAAGTCGCTTTCCCGCCACGCTATTCTACACGCCGTTGTCTTTCCCCAATAACACTTTGAAGGCTCGTGTTCACGCGAGCCCCACACGACTCAGGATCCCATATCAAGTCGAGCTGCATCAAGTCCGACCGTCGGCTTCCTTGATGCCCGAGTGCGGCAGCAGAGTGCCAGATTCATCGTTCACGGTCAGGCAGGCTTGACGAGTTCCTGCGGAAGGTTTCACGATCATCGCGGCCGGATATCGTCAGTTACAAGTACCAAGGAACAAAACGACATGCTCGTTTGTTTGGGATATGGATGAAGTGAGCGGCGAAAAGTGGAACGAATGCGGCGCGGGATGGTGGTCAGGCAGTTACCTTGACATTACCTGTGCGTTTTGATATATTGCCAACGATAACTGCTAAGTAAAGCGTCAGAATGCAAATCCTCGGAACAAAGCGAAGCAGACAGCGAGAGAAGATCTTTCAGGTCCTTAAGCGGACAACTTCTCATCCGACCGCGGAATGGGTTCACGAACAGGTTCGTGAACAGATTCCCCGGGTGTCTCTTGGCACCGTCTACCGCAACCTCCACATCCTTACAGCGCAGGGGAAAATTCGCGAACTCGATTTCGGTGAAGGACTTCACCGGTACGACGCGACCATAGAACAACACTACCATTTTGTTTGTAAACAGTGTGGCGTTGTGAGGGACCTCGCAGTTCCTCCTCAAGATGACCTCCACGATCGGGTCCGCGATGCTGTCCCGGGCACGATCTCGGCGCACCGCTTGGATTTTTACGGGGTCTGCAACGATTGCCTGCGTAAGGCCTAAGTTCCTTGTCCGGCTCTCTCGTTGAGGTTGCGAACGAACCATCAACCTGAAAAGCACCTTGAGCGTTTCTTCTTGGATCACGAGACGAAGATTCACCAGTCCCGCTGGCGTTCCGCAAGCCTGTTCCAGCATCTCTGGTGTGTTTTCTGTCCTGCGTTCGGACATACAAGTCGTGCACAATAACTCAAATCAATAATTCCAGATGAATGTTGGAGGTGCTATGGCCGTACAAGTTGGAGACAAAGCTCCCGATTTTACACTCGTGGATGGAGACAAGAAACCCCGTTCGCTGACCGAGTTTCTGGGAAAGAAGACAGTCCTTGCCTTCATCCCCGGAGCGTTCACCGGCGTATGCACGAAGGAAGTGTGTGCATTGAGGGATTCAATGAGTCGGTTCAACGAATTGAATGCCCATGTGGTGGGAATCAGCGTCGACGCCCCGTTCTCGAACAAGGCATTCGCAACGCAGAACAACCTGCAATTCCCGGTGCTTTCAGACTACAGCCGGACAGCGGTGAAGGCATACGGTATCGTGCTGGAGAACTTTGCAGGCCTTGTGGGTTATGCTGCTGCAAAAAGATCTGTATTCATTCTCGATAATGCCGGGGTGGTTCGGTACGTATGGGTGAGCGACAATCCCGGCGTCGAGCCAAACTATGAAGAAGTGTCCAAGGCGCTCGAGGCGATCCGATAAAGTGTTCTCGACGTGCCCGCAATAAGGAATGAAGAAAGGGAAGGAAATCCAGCATGCTGAAGATAGGTGAGAAGGCGCCTCCGTTCACTCTTCCGACGGGAGATGGAACATCAATTTCTCTGAAGGATCTTCGGGGAAAAAAGGTTGTTCTGTATTTTTACCCGAAGGACGATACGTCTGGTTGCACGAAGGAGGCATGCTCCTTCCAGGAGAATCTCCCGGCGCTCAAGAAGAAAGGAGCGGTTCTTCTGGGGGTCAGTGCGGACACCGCCGCATCGCACGGGAAGTTCGCGGCGAAATATGACTTGAGTTTCCCCTTGCTGAGTGATGAAAAAAAAGAAACGCTGAAGGCGTACGGTGTCTGGAAGGAGAAATCGATGTACGGGCGGAAGTACATGGGCATCGAGCGAACGACTGTTCTCATCGACGAAACAGGACGAATTTCCATGGTGTTTTCAAAGGTGAAGGTCGACGGCCACACCGATGAAGTGCTTGCAGCACTCTAAAGAACGGAGATTAACTGATGGTGTATGTGACGCGCAGGGCGGTATTCAGTGCATCCCACCGCCTCTACAATCCTCAACTTACCGAAGCTGAGAACGACAGGATTTATGACAAATGTTCAAACAAGAACGGCCACGGTCATAACTACGTTGTGGAGGTGACCGTCGCCGGCAAACCCCGGCCAGAGACAGGCTATGTCATAGATCTGAAAAAGCTCAAAGAGATTGTTGGAAGGGAAATCATCGACAAGGTCGACCATAAGCACTTGAATCTGGATGTGGAGTTCATGCGCGGTGTGATCCCGACCGCGGAGAACATTGCGAAAGCATTCTGGATAGTCCTGTATCCGAAGATCCCGGAAGGGACACTGTATTCGATTCGACTTCATGAAACCGAGAACAACGTCGTGGAATATCGAGGCGAATGACTATGAAGAAAGCTATGGGCGGCAAAGATTTCGAGCAAACGATTACGGATCTTCTCGTTCACCTTGGTGAGAACCCGAAACGAGAAGGATTGACCAAAACACCTGATCGGGTGGCGAAAATGTATCAATTCCTTACGAAGGGGTATCACGAAGATGTCGAAAAGGTTCTGAACAAAGCGGTTTTCACAGAGCGGTACAGCGAGATGGTCATCGTTCGCGATATCGATTTCTTCAGCCTCTGTGAGCACCACCTCGTCCCTTTCTACGGAAAGTGTCACATTGCGTACATACCAAACGGAAAGATCATCGGACTGAGCAAGCTGCCGAGAGTCGTCGAGGTTTTCGCAAGGCGGTTGCAGGTGCAGGAGCGATTGACGCAGGAGATCGCCGAAACGATCTTCAAGTACCTGAAGCCTCGGGGGGTCGGCGTCGTGATGGAAGCCCGTCACCTCTGTATGATGATGCGGGGGGTCGAGCAGCATGACTCCGCCGCCACCACGAGCGCAATGCTGGGTTCGTTTCGTGACGATGTGAAAACCCGAACGGAGTTTCTCACGCTTTTGCAGCGCCAACTCGGACATTAGCCATGGCATCAGTACGCACCGTCTGGATCACTGGCGCGAGTTCAGGAATTGGCAGGGCTCTCGCTGAAGAATTCGCATCACACGGTGACACCATCGCCGCAAGCGCCCGCACGTCAGCAAATCTTGCATCGCTGCAAAGTCAGATTGTATCCTCTTCAGGGACCTGCATGGTGTTCCCATGCGACATCACAAACGCGGAACAAGTCTATTCTTCGTCTGAAGCGATTCGTACAGGGTTGGGTCCGGTTGATATCCTGATCAACAATGCCGGGGTGACGTATTTCAAAGATTTCATGTCCACGACCATCGAGCAATTTGATGAGGTTATGGCCACGAACCTGCGAGGGACGTTTCTCGCTACGCAAGCTGTCCTGCCGGGAATGCTTGAGAAGGGGCGAGGATTGATTCTCAATGTGCTTTCATTCGCAGCGAAGGCTGTGTACACCGGATCGTCAGCGTACGCAGCTTCGAAAGCGGGAGCAGAGGCCATGATGAATGTCCTGCGGGCAGAAACACGAAGCAGGGGAATCAAAATCGTGAATGTGTATCCCGGTGCGGTGTTGACGCCGATCTGGCATCCCAAGCACCGCGAGAAGTATGGGGACCAGATGATGAAGCCGGATGAAATCGCCAGGATGCTGTATTACGTGAGCTGTCAACCCCCCTCGATGGTCGTTGAGGATATCGTTATTCGTCCACAAGTTGGAGATTTGCAGGTATGAACCTCAAGGGCTCAGTTGCGTTGGTCACAGGCGCAGGACGCGGAATTGGCCGTTCCGTCGCGCTGTCCCTGGCGAAAGAAGGCGTTGAAGTGATTCTGACTGCTCGAACCGTGGCGGAATTGAATCAGGTGAAAAAGGAGATAGAGTCGAGTGGTGAGAGGAGCTCAGTTATTCCGGCTGATCTCACGGATGACCGACAAATCGCAAAGCTCTTTGAAGAGCTGCAGAGGCAGTATCAAAGACTCGATATTCTTGTGAACAACGCCGGCATCGGTGTATTTTCACCAGTTCGTACGCTCGCACTTGGTGATTTTGACAGGATGTGGAGTCTGAATATGCGTGCGGTCATGCTGGCGACACAGCATGCACTGAAGTTTATGGAGGCTCAGAAAAGCGGTGCGATTGTGAATGTCGCGTCGCTTGCCGGCAGAAATGCATTCATTGGTGGTGCAGGATATGCCGCGACGAAATGGGCTCTGATAGGTTTTTCCCGGTCACTCATGCTCGAAGTCCGCGAGCACAATATTCGTGTGGTGACGATTTGTCCCGGTTCAGTTGATACTTCTTTTTCCCCAACCCCAAAGGACCCCTCAAAGTCGGAGAAAATTCTCCATCCGCAAGACGTCGCAGATACAGTTCTGGCAGCTCTCATGCTTCCAGAACGGGCGATGGTCAGCGAGATAGATATCCGGCCGACCAACCCCAAATAACTTGTTACCGTTCTTCGTCGTTAGAACTGTCAGCGTTCCATCGGTCCAGGAGGCTGGGCAACCCTGCGGGCGTTTCGCCCTTTCCGCATGATTTGTGCAGCTCGACCTCGGATGATGCTTGCCTTTTGCTGAGCCCAGAGTCTGGCCGACGCCTTCTTCCAGATTTTCTGTTGCTCCGGTGTGAGAAGCTTGTTCACGGCGAACCAGTGATCGACACGAAGAACGCGCTGCACTGATTGCA
Proteins encoded in this region:
- a CDS encoding transcriptional repressor, whose translation is MQILGTKRSRQREKIFQVLKRTTSHPTAEWVHEQVREQIPRVSLGTVYRNLHILTAQGKIRELDFGEGLHRYDATIEQHYHFVCKQCGVVRDLAVPPQDDLHDRVRDAVPGTISAHRLDFYGVCNDCLRKA
- a CDS encoding peroxiredoxin, producing MAVQVGDKAPDFTLVDGDKKPRSLTEFLGKKTVLAFIPGAFTGVCTKEVCALRDSMSRFNELNAHVVGISVDAPFSNKAFATQNNLQFPVLSDYSRTAVKAYGIVLENFAGLVGYAAAKRSVFILDNAGVVRYVWVSDNPGVEPNYEEVSKALEAIR
- the bcp gene encoding thioredoxin-dependent thiol peroxidase — encoded protein: MLKIGEKAPPFTLPTGDGTSISLKDLRGKKVVLYFYPKDDTSGCTKEACSFQENLPALKKKGAVLLGVSADTAASHGKFAAKYDLSFPLLSDEKKETLKAYGVWKEKSMYGRKYMGIERTTVLIDETGRISMVFSKVKVDGHTDEVLAAL
- a CDS encoding 6-carboxytetrahydropterin synthase yields the protein MVYVTRRAVFSASHRLYNPQLTEAENDRIYDKCSNKNGHGHNYVVEVTVAGKPRPETGYVIDLKKLKEIVGREIIDKVDHKHLNLDVEFMRGVIPTAENIAKAFWIVLYPKIPEGTLYSIRLHETENNVVEYRGE
- the folE gene encoding GTP cyclohydrolase I FolE, with protein sequence MKKAMGGKDFEQTITDLLVHLGENPKREGLTKTPDRVAKMYQFLTKGYHEDVEKVLNKAVFTERYSEMVIVRDIDFFSLCEHHLVPFYGKCHIAYIPNGKIIGLSKLPRVVEVFARRLQVQERLTQEIAETIFKYLKPRGVGVVMEARHLCMMMRGVEQHDSAATTSAMLGSFRDDVKTRTEFLTLLQRQLGH
- a CDS encoding SDR family NAD(P)-dependent oxidoreductase, with amino-acid sequence MASVRTVWITGASSGIGRALAEEFASHGDTIAASARTSANLASLQSQIVSSSGTCMVFPCDITNAEQVYSSSEAIRTGLGPVDILINNAGVTYFKDFMSTTIEQFDEVMATNLRGTFLATQAVLPGMLEKGRGLILNVLSFAAKAVYTGSSAYAASKAGAEAMMNVLRAETRSRGIKIVNVYPGAVLTPIWHPKHREKYGDQMMKPDEIARMLYYVSCQPPSMVVEDIVIRPQVGDLQV
- a CDS encoding SDR family NAD(P)-dependent oxidoreductase gives rise to the protein MNLKGSVALVTGAGRGIGRSVALSLAKEGVEVILTARTVAELNQVKKEIESSGERSSVIPADLTDDRQIAKLFEELQRQYQRLDILVNNAGIGVFSPVRTLALGDFDRMWSLNMRAVMLATQHALKFMEAQKSGAIVNVASLAGRNAFIGGAGYAATKWALIGFSRSLMLEVREHNIRVVTICPGSVDTSFSPTPKDPSKSEKILHPQDVADTVLAALMLPERAMVSEIDIRPTNPK